In Fibrobacter sp. UWR3, a single window of DNA contains:
- a CDS encoding cell wall metabolism sensor histidine kinase WalK, giving the protein MHFSKGNLILILVFVGGIILPTAILSFLGFRNIQNEMFLAQKNFDENQAALEKDIEDAIEKEQEKIYQETKAASLFLYEQPRSLLEFGNAASFKDVAGIEAIFLYNNGKLVYPDISSKHFYPTHDFSSVVASPNEQRLFEAEQDSGSKEVLLHRLIKTNSLFTTKNEQVLNILGIVRLCYKEKNYDEALKWLKVLENNPHLQGYLHADLTRSVNLLHFEILVKQKKHAEAEDYSLSVLNQFLQSESIEDIPSAKFFFETAFSQILSFEDLSQEKRESFWNLRANFNRQLGYMEILSKYRKNFEDLLSNDFMSKDGILYRSRDDVTLFKMGYPFLSGNQIVIAKIDTEAFRARLIERVKNVSQRWKNVPFSIIDEKDSLLAGAIPDSSGVISQTRISGAFDWEFSLYEKDMKEIRRESRQRMYLMYGLLLFSLITVVFGSFFMLRFIIQEHKLLAMKANFLSSVSHELKTPLTSIKMFAEMMARGRVTKVEKVQEYSGLIGKEATRLENLIGAILNYTRMEHGTGAFKWERLDFSVCAKKVFEAVEDIGVEKGLEFHTKFEPGAYVMGDYTALYSLAQNLIENAIKYTNAPGEITISVYNEEDRAVFSVADTGVGIDSSEQKNIFNDFYRVGDEMTRSTKGSGLGLAIVKRVAETHKATISLSSKLGKGSTFTVRFKKVD; this is encoded by the coding sequence ATGCACTTCTCGAAAGGAAACCTGATACTCATTCTCGTGTTCGTGGGCGGCATCATTTTGCCCACGGCAATCCTGTCGTTCCTCGGGTTCCGGAACATCCAGAACGAGATGTTCCTCGCGCAAAAGAACTTCGACGAGAACCAGGCCGCTCTCGAGAAAGACATCGAGGATGCCATCGAGAAGGAACAGGAAAAAATCTACCAGGAAACGAAGGCTGCATCGCTGTTCCTGTACGAACAACCGCGCAGCCTGCTCGAATTCGGCAACGCGGCCTCGTTCAAGGACGTCGCGGGCATCGAGGCCATATTCCTCTACAACAACGGCAAACTCGTCTATCCAGATATATCGTCCAAACACTTCTACCCGACTCACGATTTTTCGTCCGTAGTCGCAAGTCCGAACGAGCAGAGGCTTTTCGAAGCGGAACAGGACTCAGGCAGCAAGGAGGTCCTGCTCCACAGGCTCATCAAGACAAACTCGCTCTTTACCACCAAGAACGAGCAAGTGCTGAACATCCTCGGAATCGTGCGTCTCTGCTACAAGGAAAAGAACTACGACGAGGCGCTGAAGTGGCTGAAGGTCCTCGAGAACAACCCGCACCTGCAAGGCTACCTGCATGCAGACCTCACCCGCTCGGTGAACCTGCTGCACTTCGAAATTCTCGTCAAGCAGAAGAAGCACGCCGAAGCCGAGGACTACAGCCTTTCCGTGCTGAACCAGTTCCTGCAGAGCGAAAGCATCGAGGACATCCCTTCGGCAAAGTTCTTCTTCGAGACGGCCTTCTCGCAAATACTTTCATTCGAGGACCTCTCCCAGGAGAAACGCGAATCGTTCTGGAACCTGCGTGCGAACTTCAACCGCCAGCTGGGCTACATGGAAATCCTTTCCAAGTACCGCAAGAACTTCGAAGACCTCCTGAGCAACGACTTCATGTCGAAGGACGGAATCCTCTACCGGAGCAGGGACGATGTTACCTTGTTCAAGATGGGCTACCCCTTCCTTTCGGGCAACCAGATTGTAATTGCAAAGATTGACACCGAAGCGTTCCGCGCGCGGCTTATCGAAAGGGTCAAGAACGTATCGCAGCGCTGGAAGAACGTTCCCTTCTCCATTATCGACGAGAAGGATTCCCTGCTCGCGGGCGCCATCCCCGACAGTTCGGGCGTGATATCGCAGACGCGCATTTCGGGAGCGTTCGACTGGGAATTTTCGCTCTACGAAAAAGACATGAAGGAAATCCGCAGGGAATCGCGCCAGCGCATGTACCTGATGTACGGCCTGTTGCTGTTCTCGCTCATCACGGTCGTGTTCGGTTCGTTCTTCATGCTGCGCTTCATCATTCAAGAACACAAGCTGCTTGCCATGAAGGCGAACTTCCTTTCGAGCGTATCGCACGAACTCAAGACGCCGCTCACCTCCATCAAGATGTTCGCCGAGATGATGGCCCGCGGGCGCGTCACCAAGGTCGAGAAGGTCCAGGAATACTCCGGGCTTATCGGCAAGGAGGCTACCCGCCTCGAGAACCTCATCGGGGCAATCCTCAACTACACCCGCATGGAGCACGGCACGGGTGCGTTCAAGTGGGAACGTCTCGACTTCTCGGTATGCGCGAAGAAGGTGTTCGAGGCCGTCGAGGATATCGGGGTCGAGAAGGGGCTCGAGTTCCATACAAAGTTTGAACCCGGCGCCTACGTGATGGGCGACTACACCGCACTCTACAGCCTCGCCCAGAACCTCATCGAGAACGCCATCAAGTACACGAACGCTCCCGGCGAAATCACCATCAGCGTCTATAACGAAGAAGACCGGGCCGTATTTTCTGTCGCCGACACGGGAGTCGGCATCGATTCATCTGAACAAAAGAATATATTTAACGATTTCTACAGGGTCGGTGACGAAATGACCCGCAGTACAAAGGGTTCCGGACTCGGGCTTGCCATCGTGAAGAGGGTCGCCGAAACGCACAAGGCAACCATCTCGCTATCGAGCAAACTGGGCAAGGGTTCTACATTTACTGTCAGATTCAAGAAGGTGGACTGA
- a CDS encoding PQQ-binding-like beta-propeller repeat protein, producing MFTRQDTRIAKRKAFIAFLAVFCICSASAFAEKMNALIQEAIYDFEMKGETAEAIRLLEKVSTQGDKEDRENAFFYLGKIKELASNRNSANFYYQQSLNTTRDTDRAYWLSEREAATSNTNDVLIKNKFTLRSPIAKVFKNEATYLLLQNGNIKKVLADTIIDIRTGIPARSDILKIDDFGIWYQNVDKDSLLYKPHNTKYPSKKYPVVATKEFFSKGDYAAAQNGHTLSLLNKKGIIAQVKETFNGCHVEDFFEPTGHYVLNCTDNALHFVSSADGSESFALSQFDAIKNVITDDNFIYLLSGNYLFCYQPRASSSPLWRVLFSNAEVVIPFNKGIVVLEASGRITLIDKASGMVKNTIRSDASFIYPLALGTLGLFSNEGDLIAVDTLLHPLWHFNFARPITAAPIHTENGIFLVFDDTHLMSIAPHYYGKKALQSDLLTLKAAAMAEAGAWDEIAPLLDSLLKLEPGNAEAWLYRALLLESTKGSEKDRQKAWSEAVRLSVSTSHTSSIILGRYSKAIGAKFVSLLNITPKTRYPQFFGHKKNIYTIDPAAEKLICINADNGEQRWARNLPRMTDSPVMNSDENTLAIASGFALYIYDLDHDATPQTLQLPGKAFSIQQTPSAIYIATWNGFLLKVTRSENRLAWSRKIYSSPFIFTPHESTIYAASLEGEIKYIGDNSGQANEFSPRLPGSVSQVVKADTTIVFATDNNRLYLYSAGDITKDPAQILLESTVLSLQVTRDHDSRNILVGLADQSFLLYSSSGTPLWKFQGKNSIFGKPYIEGNLAWIDQGNEVIAVSLKDGSVVHKFNTPGGAGTPFVMNKTLYSASSKRLLYGFSL from the coding sequence ATGTTCACCCGGCAAGACACACGCATCGCAAAGAGAAAGGCGTTTATCGCCTTCCTTGCGGTATTCTGCATTTGCAGCGCGAGTGCCTTTGCCGAAAAGATGAACGCCCTCATACAGGAAGCCATATACGATTTCGAGATGAAGGGCGAAACCGCCGAAGCAATCCGCCTGCTCGAGAAGGTCAGCACGCAGGGCGACAAGGAAGACCGCGAGAACGCCTTCTTCTACCTCGGGAAAATCAAGGAACTCGCAAGCAACAGGAACTCGGCGAATTTCTACTACCAGCAGAGCCTGAACACCACCCGCGACACGGACCGCGCCTACTGGCTATCGGAACGCGAGGCCGCCACCAGCAATACGAACGACGTGCTCATCAAGAACAAGTTCACGCTGCGTTCCCCCATCGCGAAGGTCTTCAAGAACGAGGCCACCTACCTGCTGCTCCAGAACGGGAACATCAAGAAGGTGCTCGCCGATACCATCATCGACATCCGTACGGGTATTCCCGCACGCTCCGACATTCTGAAGATTGACGATTTCGGAATCTGGTACCAGAATGTCGACAAGGACAGCCTGCTCTACAAGCCCCACAACACCAAGTACCCGTCCAAGAAATATCCCGTCGTCGCCACTAAGGAATTCTTCTCGAAGGGCGACTACGCCGCCGCACAGAACGGCCACACGCTCTCCCTGCTGAACAAGAAGGGAATCATCGCCCAGGTAAAGGAAACGTTCAACGGCTGCCACGTAGAAGACTTCTTTGAACCCACCGGGCACTATGTCCTCAACTGCACCGACAACGCGCTCCATTTCGTCTCGAGCGCCGACGGCAGCGAATCCTTCGCGCTCTCGCAGTTCGACGCCATCAAGAACGTCATTACCGACGACAACTTCATCTACCTGCTTTCGGGCAACTACCTCTTCTGCTACCAGCCCAGGGCAAGTTCCTCCCCGCTGTGGCGCGTGCTGTTCAGCAACGCCGAAGTCGTGATTCCCTTCAACAAGGGAATCGTCGTGCTCGAGGCATCCGGCAGAATCACGCTTATCGACAAGGCGAGCGGCATGGTCAAGAACACCATCCGAAGCGATGCAAGTTTCATATACCCTCTCGCGCTCGGGACGCTCGGGCTGTTCTCCAACGAGGGCGACCTGATTGCGGTCGACACGCTGCTACACCCGCTCTGGCATTTCAATTTCGCGCGCCCCATCACGGCGGCCCCCATCCATACCGAGAACGGCATATTCCTCGTATTCGACGACACGCACCTCATGAGCATCGCGCCGCACTATTACGGCAAAAAAGCCCTGCAGTCCGACCTGCTTACGCTCAAGGCCGCCGCCATGGCCGAGGCGGGCGCATGGGACGAGATTGCCCCCCTGCTCGATTCGCTCCTGAAACTGGAACCCGGAAACGCGGAGGCATGGCTCTACAGGGCGCTCCTGCTCGAATCCACCAAGGGTAGCGAGAAGGACCGCCAGAAGGCATGGTCCGAGGCGGTAAGGCTTTCCGTAAGTACCTCGCACACGAGCAGCATCATCCTCGGGCGTTACAGCAAGGCAATCGGCGCGAAGTTCGTGAGCCTTTTGAACATCACGCCCAAGACGCGTTACCCGCAGTTCTTCGGCCACAAGAAGAACATCTACACCATCGACCCCGCCGCAGAGAAACTCATCTGCATCAACGCCGACAACGGCGAGCAGCGCTGGGCCAGGAACCTCCCGCGCATGACCGACAGCCCCGTAATGAACAGCGACGAGAACACGCTCGCCATCGCCTCGGGATTTGCGCTCTACATCTACGACCTCGACCACGACGCCACCCCGCAGACGCTGCAGCTTCCCGGAAAGGCGTTCAGCATCCAGCAGACGCCAAGCGCCATCTACATCGCCACCTGGAACGGATTCCTGCTCAAGGTGACCCGCTCCGAAAACAGGCTCGCCTGGTCGCGCAAAATCTACTCGTCGCCTTTCATCTTCACCCCGCACGAATCCACCATCTACGCGGCAAGCCTCGAAGGCGAAATCAAGTACATCGGCGACAACTCGGGGCAGGCGAACGAGTTCAGCCCGCGACTCCCGGGAAGCGTATCGCAAGTCGTGAAGGCCGATACCACCATCGTGTTCGCGACCGACAACAACCGCCTCTATCTCTACAGCGCTGGCGACATCACGAAGGATCCGGCGCAAATCCTGCTGGAATCCACGGTACTCTCGCTCCAGGTCACGCGCGACCATGACTCTAGAAACATCCTCGTCGGCCTCGCCGACCAGAGTTTCCTCCTGTATTCCTCGTCGGGAACGCCCCTCTGGAAATTCCAGGGCAAGAACTCCATCTTCGGCAAGCCCTACATAGAGGGGAACCTCGCCTGGATAGACCAGGGGAACGAGGTCATCGCGGTCTCCCTGAAAGACGGGAGCGTGGTCCACAAGTTCAATACCCCCGGCGGAGCGGGTACCCCGTTCGTCATGAACAAGACCCTCTACAGCGCATCTTCAAAGCGCCTCCTCTACGGTTTCTCGCTGTAA
- a CDS encoding AAA family ATPase has protein sequence MESARKIINTFLKTKYSPNELKGELFKVGEAAKEEGWTFMDASFQLGGKARDEGLSPDEVEQILRRAFSSEKRSSEREETPAAPAAPAAAAQAEPAAMAAPVKPAIISPLSTGMISMEQMLALGLDTQSMELLQNFKIDPEALSIPWPAADWRKDLAKLLDIAFETDETIEFKISDTPNATSELVSNIVGRDDAIKKIMKSLDSQEGALICVNATKGGADAGDESWRYRYAVIDNPKMSLAKQLAYYKALNLPCAALVNTGANSVQAWVKIGANDREEYDERIDFLFKTLDSQGFKVDASNRSPTMMARMPGVLRGGKQQYLIGTEQGAKNFKEWKEWVEYSLDGKPLIELASDSEEPPKKDASIIENMLRAGEFFLFQAPPKSGKSLALMDMALSICYGEDWFGNSTSSNDVLFINFELTKSVFLNRLHLLGNKRGLNASTPKFGFLNLRGTALSPLETAQLIAKRIEGAKKLENHDYRVVVIDPISAVLHNPKSMRLTGSPHQILMQMVDTIIALTGCAVVTACNNDEYPYLESRADSVISLSPVEGGLNLFQINGSFRKFPKMLSRECSWIYPRFLV, from the coding sequence ATGGAAAGCGCAAGAAAAATCATCAACACGTTCCTCAAGACGAAGTACAGCCCGAACGAACTGAAGGGCGAACTCTTCAAGGTGGGCGAAGCCGCCAAGGAAGAGGGCTGGACCTTCATGGACGCGAGTTTCCAGCTTGGCGGAAAGGCCCGCGACGAAGGGCTTTCTCCGGACGAAGTTGAACAGATCCTCCGCCGCGCTTTCTCCTCCGAGAAGCGTTCCTCCGAACGCGAAGAAACCCCTGCCGCACCCGCAGCACCCGCTGCCGCTGCGCAGGCGGAACCTGCCGCCATGGCAGCCCCGGTAAAACCCGCGATAATATCGCCGCTTTCTACCGGCATGATTTCGATGGAGCAGATGCTTGCGCTCGGCCTCGACACGCAGTCCATGGAACTGTTGCAGAACTTCAAGATCGACCCCGAAGCGCTTTCCATCCCGTGGCCTGCAGCCGACTGGCGCAAGGACCTCGCGAAGCTCCTGGACATCGCCTTCGAGACCGACGAGACCATCGAGTTCAAGATTTCAGACACGCCGAACGCGACGTCGGAACTCGTGTCGAACATCGTGGGCCGCGACGACGCCATCAAGAAGATAATGAAGAGCCTCGACAGCCAGGAAGGCGCGCTCATCTGCGTGAACGCGACCAAGGGCGGGGCCGACGCCGGCGACGAAAGCTGGCGCTACCGCTACGCCGTCATCGACAACCCGAAGATGTCCTTAGCCAAGCAGCTCGCCTACTACAAGGCATTGAACCTCCCGTGCGCCGCCCTCGTGAACACAGGCGCAAACTCCGTGCAGGCGTGGGTAAAAATTGGCGCGAACGACCGCGAGGAATACGACGAGCGCATTGACTTCCTGTTCAAGACGCTCGACTCCCAGGGATTCAAGGTGGACGCCTCCAACAGGAGCCCCACCATGATGGCCCGCATGCCGGGCGTGCTCCGTGGTGGCAAGCAGCAATACCTCATCGGCACCGAACAGGGCGCGAAGAACTTCAAGGAATGGAAGGAATGGGTCGAGTACTCCCTCGACGGCAAGCCGCTTATCGAACTTGCCAGCGACAGCGAGGAACCGCCGAAAAAGGACGCAAGCATTATCGAGAACATGCTGCGCGCAGGCGAATTCTTCCTGTTCCAGGCTCCGCCCAAGAGCGGAAAGTCGCTCGCCCTCATGGACATGGCGCTTTCCATCTGCTACGGCGAGGACTGGTTCGGCAATTCCACTTCTTCCAACGACGTGCTGTTCATCAACTTCGAACTCACGAAGTCCGTATTCCTGAACCGCCTGCACCTGCTCGGCAACAAGCGCGGGCTCAACGCGAGCACCCCGAAGTTCGGCTTCCTGAACCTGCGCGGTACGGCTCTCTCCCCGCTCGAAACCGCACAGCTTATCGCAAAGAGAATCGAGGGCGCCAAGAAACTCGAGAATCACGACTACCGCGTGGTGGTCATCGACCCGATATCCGCCGTGCTCCACAACCCGAAGTCCATGCGACTCACCGGCTCGCCGCACCAGATTCTGATGCAGATGGTCGATACCATCATCGCGCTTACCGGGTGTGCAGTCGTTACCGCATGCAATAACGACGAGTACCCGTATCTCGAATCCCGCGCCGACAGCGTCATATCGCTTTCACCGGTGGAAGGCGGCCTGAACCTGTTCCAGATAAACGGCTCGTTCCGCAAATTCCCGAAGATGCTCTCACGCGAATGCTCGTGGATTTACCCGCGGTTCCTCGTATAG
- a CDS encoding 5-formyltetrahydrofolate cyclo-ligase, which translates to MNMVTAFVAIILVMLVFGSSQIVELVLKKRREKRGEDIIRDPWTEIHEIPGYRNSRNIAAFYPLKGEANIMPILEELALEGRLLLPRCEGEGIMNFYKVNSLRKDLAKGHFGIMEPREGLEKFEGEIPIFLVPGTKFNWDGCRVGHGKGYYDRFLAKYPKSYKAGIATPAQISQEPLPQKETDIRMDVIIACKERY; encoded by the coding sequence ATGAACATGGTCACCGCCTTTGTCGCAATCATCCTCGTGATGCTCGTATTCGGGAGCAGCCAGATTGTGGAACTCGTGCTCAAGAAGCGTCGCGAAAAACGGGGCGAAGACATCATCAGGGACCCGTGGACGGAGATTCACGAAATTCCCGGTTACAGGAACTCAAGGAACATCGCCGCGTTCTACCCGCTCAAGGGCGAGGCAAACATCATGCCCATCCTCGAGGAACTCGCGCTCGAGGGCAGGCTCCTTCTCCCGCGATGCGAGGGAGAAGGCATCATGAATTTCTACAAGGTAAATAGCCTGCGCAAGGACCTCGCGAAAGGACACTTCGGAATCATGGAACCGCGCGAAGGGCTCGAAAAATTCGAAGGCGAAATCCCCATATTCCTCGTTCCGGGCACAAAGTTCAACTGGGACGGATGCCGCGTAGGGCACGGCAAGGGCTACTACGACAGGTTTCTCGCCAAGTACCCCAAGTCATACAAGGCGGGCATCGCCACCCCGGCACAGATATCGCAGGAGCCCCTCCCGCAAAAGGAAACCGACATCCGGATGGACGTGATTATCGCCTGCAAGGAACGGTACTAA
- a CDS encoding RNA methyltransferase has protein sequence MGFNNDGNRRGFSSDRRQEFGYERRFEKRFDNRGEKSFDRRPPAEKVVTAMGDADAKPQVAVGGIKEVTDVLTKEPLKVHRVLFMHQSGNPKLYELQKLAKKAHVHVQQVDGKILDSYARPNQGVVALMNEKELLGWLDVREELFAAKEKGEKKLIAVATNIEDPRNLGACIRSCLALGVDLFLIPAKGMCGITPSVARTSAGALEKMRVCRPDNLEAAIGELKMAGYQVVGLDADTETNLADYKFADQVVIAVGGEDVGLPPFVKKQCDAILRIPMMPEAHSYNASVALSLGLYEFARLRIKA, from the coding sequence ATGGGTTTCAACAATGACGGCAACCGTCGCGGTTTCAGCAGCGACCGCAGGCAAGAATTCGGATACGAGCGCCGGTTCGAAAAGAGGTTCGACAACCGTGGCGAGAAAAGTTTCGACAGGCGTCCGCCTGCAGAAAAAGTCGTCACCGCCATGGGCGATGCCGACGCCAAGCCCCAGGTCGCGGTCGGCGGCATCAAGGAAGTCACCGACGTGCTTACCAAGGAACCACTGAAGGTCCACCGCGTGCTCTTCATGCACCAGTCCGGAAACCCGAAACTCTACGAACTGCAGAAACTCGCAAAGAAGGCGCACGTTCACGTGCAGCAGGTCGACGGTAAAATCCTTGACAGCTACGCGCGCCCGAACCAGGGTGTAGTCGCCCTCATGAACGAGAAGGAACTTCTCGGCTGGCTCGACGTGCGCGAGGAACTGTTCGCCGCAAAGGAAAAGGGCGAGAAGAAACTCATCGCAGTCGCGACAAACATCGAGGACCCGCGCAACCTCGGGGCATGCATCCGCAGTTGCCTCGCCCTCGGGGTCGACCTGTTCCTGATACCCGCGAAGGGAATGTGCGGGATTACCCCGAGCGTCGCCCGCACGTCTGCCGGCGCGCTCGAGAAGATGCGCGTATGCAGGCCCGACAACCTCGAGGCCGCCATCGGTGAACTCAAGATGGCCGGCTACCAGGTCGTAGGCCTTGACGCCGATACCGAAACAAACCTCGCCGACTACAAGTTCGCAGACCAGGTCGTTATCGCCGTCGGCGGCGAAGACGTAGGCCTCCCGCCGTTCGTGAAAAAGCAATGCGACGCCATCCTCCGCATCCCGATGATGCCCGAGGCCCATTCCTACAACGCGTCCGTGGCCCTCTCGCTCGGGCTATACGAATTCGCGAGACTCCGCATCAAGGCATAG
- a CDS encoding ribonuclease D has protein sequence MMQNEKYILVDNEESLANLVADLELYDMAAVDTEADSMHHYHARLCLIQITIGEHHYIVDPLCGVDISPLFSTKAMQTVIFHGADYDLRLLWQAYQYSPKSIFDTMLAAKFLGAQHLGLADLVRENFGDELKKENQRADWTIRPLPLEMCEYAIHDTFYLHELCAILSEKLIAAGRMGWLMEQCNALIEHAKMPSERTREQWRLTGSSLFNPCSLNILKHLWEWRETQAEAMDRPPYKVMPAELMLAIVRAMNAHYPEIKIENLPKLPRNFRDERLDSFKAMLESAVATPESEWPERLPKAPPPPVIPHSELLAALKIWRDEEAAKLKLDPSLLANKGQLIWLAAPGDMPWEVRYNEAHLMEWQKKIWNGILREKLPSAKRIGED, from the coding sequence ATGATGCAGAACGAAAAATACATACTTGTAGATAACGAAGAAAGTCTTGCAAACCTTGTTGCGGACCTCGAACTCTACGATATGGCGGCCGTCGATACCGAGGCCGATTCCATGCACCATTACCATGCAAGGCTCTGCCTCATCCAGATTACCATCGGCGAACACCACTATATCGTGGACCCTCTCTGCGGAGTCGACATTTCTCCCCTGTTTTCCACGAAGGCGATGCAGACCGTCATTTTCCACGGTGCGGACTACGACCTCCGCCTGCTCTGGCAAGCCTACCAGTACTCCCCCAAGAGCATCTTCGACACGATGCTTGCCGCAAAGTTCCTGGGAGCGCAGCATCTCGGACTAGCCGACCTCGTGCGCGAGAACTTCGGCGACGAACTGAAGAAAGAAAACCAGCGCGCCGACTGGACCATAAGGCCCCTGCCGCTCGAAATGTGCGAATACGCCATCCACGACACGTTCTACCTGCACGAACTGTGCGCCATCCTTTCAGAAAAGCTGATTGCGGCCGGGCGCATGGGCTGGCTCATGGAGCAGTGCAACGCCCTAATCGAGCACGCAAAGATGCCGAGCGAAAGGACCCGCGAGCAGTGGAGACTCACCGGTTCAAGCCTCTTCAACCCCTGCAGCCTGAATATTCTCAAGCATCTCTGGGAATGGCGCGAGACCCAGGCCGAAGCCATGGACCGCCCGCCCTACAAGGTAATGCCCGCAGAACTCATGCTCGCCATCGTGCGGGCAATGAACGCTCACTATCCCGAAATCAAGATCGAGAACCTGCCCAAGCTGCCCCGCAACTTCAGGGACGAACGTCTTGATTCGTTCAAGGCGATGCTCGAGAGCGCAGTCGCCACTCCGGAAAGCGAATGGCCCGAACGCCTGCCCAAGGCGCCTCCCCCGCCGGTCATCCCGCACTCGGAACTTCTCGCCGCCCTCAAGATATGGCGCGACGAGGAAGCCGCAAAACTCAAACTTGACCCGTCCCTCCTTGCCAACAAGGGGCAACTCATCTGGCTCGCCGCTCCCGGCGACATGCCCTGGGAAGTACGCTACAACGAGGCGCACCTGATGGAATGGCAAAAGAAAATCTGGAACGGAATCCTCCGCGAAAAGCTCCCTTCTGCAAAACGTATCGGCGAGGACTAG
- a CDS encoding LysM peptidoglycan-binding domain-containing protein: MNFFKCATITLGLSALVVSAYVVKEGDTLWDLSDEYLHDPFAWPDLWENNRHIQDPHWIYPGDSIYLGDSVREEPVMQIPADKKKYPCKAAVADSNLPKGKGYQIQSVGCDENDERNGEFENMLGNLRDKDKKQKKKKQEADSYYYKKRPEPKIFNGYYQILAPEIYTLDSLKNDSSFISIRSGEKKEPILHIPEMEVVVGIGKKTYPNLKKGDLVEILDAKKIEVPARSGGFEKFALLKLSGVAKIVAIGDTLSRAMIMQSFREIKINQSKARLKQPISPINVTGYGDVPESNIDSMAQIRYAMDPMLIIGSYSYVLIDKGAEQGYGTGDAIAIWEADKSDASIPPRLLGRGIIARASQNEAAVLVREAYSNNRRIETGHRVSVTHKANIAK; the protein is encoded by the coding sequence ATGAATTTCTTCAAGTGTGCGACAATCACCCTCGGACTTTCGGCCCTGGTCGTTTCCGCCTACGTGGTCAAGGAAGGCGACACCCTCTGGGACCTGAGCGACGAATACCTGCACGACCCGTTCGCCTGGCCCGACCTCTGGGAAAACAACAGGCACATCCAGGACCCCCACTGGATTTATCCCGGCGATTCCATCTACCTGGGCGACAGCGTACGCGAAGAACCGGTAATGCAGATCCCGGCCGACAAGAAGAAATACCCCTGCAAGGCGGCTGTAGCCGATTCTAACCTCCCGAAGGGCAAGGGCTACCAGATCCAGAGCGTCGGCTGCGACGAGAACGACGAACGCAACGGCGAATTCGAGAACATGCTCGGCAACCTCCGCGACAAGGACAAGAAGCAGAAGAAAAAGAAACAGGAAGCGGATTCCTACTACTACAAGAAGCGCCCCGAGCCGAAGATTTTCAACGGCTACTACCAGATTCTCGCCCCTGAAATCTACACGCTCGATTCCCTGAAGAACGACAGCAGCTTTATCTCCATCCGTTCCGGCGAAAAGAAGGAACCCATCCTGCACATTCCCGAAATGGAAGTGGTCGTGGGCATCGGCAAGAAGACCTACCCGAATCTCAAGAAGGGTGACCTCGTAGAAATTCTCGACGCGAAGAAGATTGAAGTGCCGGCCCGCAGTGGCGGTTTCGAGAAGTTCGCGCTCCTCAAGCTTTCGGGCGTTGCAAAGATTGTCGCCATCGGTGACACGCTTTCTCGCGCGATGATCATGCAGAGCTTCCGCGAAATCAAGATTAACCAGTCGAAGGCCCGCCTCAAGCAGCCGATAAGCCCCATCAACGTTACCGGCTATGGCGACGTTCCCGAGTCCAACATCGATTCCATGGCGCAGATCCGCTACGCGATGGACCCGATGCTCATCATCGGCAGCTATTCCTACGTGCTTATCGACAAGGGCGCCGAACAGGGTTACGGTACGGGCGACGCCATCGCCATCTGGGAAGCCGACAAGTCCGACGCCTCCATCCCGCCGCGCCTGCTCGGCAGGGGCATAATTGCACGCGCATCGCAAAACGAAGCGGCAGTGCTTGTCCGCGAAGCCTATTCCAACAACCGCCGCATCGAAACCGGCCACAGGGTCTCCGTGACCCACAAGGCGAACATAGCCAAGTGA
- a CDS encoding response regulator transcription factor — protein MQHKILIVEDEEIIRLGLQDNFELENYIVETAADGEEAVAKADSFLPHLVILDLMIPKKSGFEVCRIIRKKHPECFIIMLTAKTEETSKVAGLEMGADDYVTKPFSILELLARVKAFLRRTEVAAPQEAPAPQAQDSIDFADIHLDFKKYEATKGGEPLEMSAREFQILKYFWQHRGEVVLREDLLTDIWGYTPDNMPSTRTIDNHIVNLRKKLEDDQTNPKIIVSIRGAGYKFDA, from the coding sequence ATGCAACACAAGATACTCATCGTTGAAGACGAAGAAATCATCCGGCTCGGGCTCCAGGATAACTTCGAGCTCGAAAACTACATTGTCGAGACCGCCGCCGACGGCGAAGAGGCCGTCGCGAAGGCGGACTCGTTCCTGCCACACCTCGTCATTCTCGACCTGATGATTCCCAAGAAAAGCGGGTTCGAGGTCTGCCGCATCATACGCAAGAAGCACCCGGAATGCTTCATCATCATGCTTACCGCAAAAACCGAAGAAACGAGCAAGGTCGCAGGCCTTGAAATGGGCGCCGACGACTACGTAACCAAGCCCTTCTCCATACTCGAACTGCTCGCCCGCGTGAAGGCGTTCCTGCGACGCACCGAAGTCGCCGCCCCGCAAGAGGCGCCCGCCCCGCAGGCGCAGGATTCCATCGACTTTGCCGACATCCACCTGGATTTCAAGAAGTACGAAGCCACCAAGGGAGGCGAGCCGCTCGAGATGTCCGCCCGCGAGTTCCAGATTCTCAAGTACTTCTGGCAGCACCGCGGCGAGGTCGTTCTCCGCGAAGACCTGCTCACCGATATCTGGGGCTACACTCCCGACAACATGCCCTCGACGCGCACCATCGACAACCACATCGTGAACCTGCGCAAGAAACTCGAGGACGACCAGACGAACCCGAAAATCATCGTCTCCATCCGCGGCGCGGGCTACAAGTTCGACGCATAA